The nucleotide sequence GAGGAGCCGCCGGCGCCCGCGGAGGAGCCGGCCCGGCCGGCGCCGAAGCCGCGCTCCACCTGGAAGGACATCGAGGAGTCGCTGACCTCCCGCTGGCTGATCTGGCTGGGCGGGGCGACCCTGGCGCTGGCCGGCGCCTTCTTCATCAAGCTGTCGGTGGACAAGGGATGGCTGGTGCCCTCGGTGCGGGTGGCGCTGGGGCTGCTGGCCGGCATCGCCCTGATGGTCGGCGGCGAGTGGGTGCGCCGCAAGGAGCTGCGCCGTCCGGCCGAAGCCGGGGAGGGCGAGGGGGCTGGCCATGCGGGCGCCGGCCTCACGAACGCCGGGCGTCCCGACTATGTGCCGCCGGCGCTCACCGCCGCCGGCCTGTTCACCGCCTTCGCCAGCGTCTACGGCGGCTTCGCCCTGTTCGACCTGTTCGCGCCGCTGGTCGCCTTCACGATGCTGGCCGGGCTGGCCTTCCTCGGCATCGCGCTGTCGCTGCTGCAGGGGCCGTTCATTGCGGCGCTCGGCCTTCTCGGCGGCTATGCCACGCCGATGCTGGTCACCTCCGGCGACCCGATGGTCTGGGGCCTGTTCGCCTATCTGCTGGCATTGAACGGCGGCGGCATGTTCGTGGTGCTGTGGCGGGGCTGGCGCTGGCTCGGCTGGGGAACCCTGCTCGGCGGGTCGCTGTGGGTGCTGGTCTGGTGCGCCTTCGTCTGGAATTACCAGGAGGACGCGCTGCCGGTCGGCCTCTACCTGCTGCTGACCACGGCGCTGTTCCTGATGCCGGCCCTGTGGGCGCCCGCCCCGGCCGAGCCGGAGGAGACGGTGCCCGCCGAAACCGCGCTGGGCGGCGTGCTGCCGGACTGGCTGCGGCGCAAGCGCAACCGGCTGCCGGCCGACCGGCAGGCCGTCGCCGCGGCCATCCTGCTCGGCGGCCTGACCGCGGTGATGACCTGGACCGATGGGCACAGCCTGACCTCGCTGGCCGTGCTGGGGCTGTTCTCCGCCTTCTGCCTCGTCGTCGGCCGGCGGGTCGAGCGGATCGCCGGCATCGCCTGGGTCGCGGCGCTGGCGAGCATCCTGGCCCTGTGGGCGTGGGTGCTGCCCTACATGCCGGCCGAGCCGGCCGCCGTCACGCCGGAGGGCCAGCCGGCGGTGCCGGTCCTGCCGGTCCTCGTCCCCGAGGCGATCGGCAGCTTCCTGCGCGCCACCGGCGCCTTCGCCGTCCTGTTCGGGCTGGGCGGCTTCGTCGCGCTGTGGAATTCCCGGCGCATGGCGCTGTGGGCCTCGCTGTCGGCGCTGGTGCCGGTCGTGCTGCTGGCCTTCGCCTATGCGATGGTGGAACCGCCGCAGACCAGCACGGCCTGGCCGGCGACCGCCCTGGCGCTGGCCGCGGCGCTGGTCGCCGCCACCACGCCGCTTGCCCGCCATCGCCACCGTCCGGGCGCCGGCCTCGGCCTTGCCGCCTTCGCGGCCGGCGCGGTCGGCGCCATCAGCCTGGGCGCCACCATGCTGCTGCGCGAGGCGTGGCTGACCGTGGCGCTGGCGCTCCAGGTGCCGGTGCTGGGCTGGCTGGAGCATCGCATGGGGCTGCGGTCGCTGCGCGGGGTGATCCTGCTGGTGGCGCTCGCCGTGCTGGCGCGGCTGGCGGTCAATCCCTTCGTGCTCGACTATCAGGCGGGTGGGCTCGGCTGGATCCTCTACGGCTACGGCATTCCGGCGATCGGCTTCTTCCTGGCGGCGCGCTGGCTGCGGCAGGCGCCGGACGGGCGGGGCGACGATCTGGTGGTGGCGCTGCTGGAGGCCGGAGCGCTGATCTTCTCCACCATGCTGGTCTCGCTGGAGATCCATGACCTGACCGTCGGCACCGCCCAGCAGCCGCCGAGCACGCTGAAGGAGACGGCGCTGCACACGCTGGCCTGGCTGGCGCTCGCCGTCCTGCTGACCGCCGACCGGCGCTGGAGCGTCCGGCCGGTCGCCCGCTGGGGTCGGCGCATCCTGGTCGCCCTCGCCGCGATGCAGGCTCTGTTCCTCCAGGTGATCGATCTGAACCCGGTCGATACCGGCGAGCCGGTCGGCGACTGGCCGGTCGCGAATGTGCTGCTGCTGGCCTACGGGCTGCCGGCGCTGCTGGGCCTGCTCTATCTGTGGCTCGACCCGCTGCCCCGGCGCCTGCGGACGGTGGGTGCGGCGCTGCCCTTCCTGCTGATCGCGACCAATCTGGCGCTGGAGATCCGCCACGCCTTCCGCGGGCCGGTGCTGAGCTACGGCCCGATGACGGATGCCGAATGGTACAGCTATTCGGCGGGCTTCCTCGCCTTCGCGGTGATCCTGCTGATCGTGGCGCTGCGCTTCCATCTCGCCGGGATGCGGCATGTCGCGATCCTGCTGGTGCTGGGCGTGGTCGCCAAGGTGTTCCTCAGCGACATGGACGACCTGGAGGGGCTCTACCGCGTCGCCTCCTTCCTCGGCCTCGGCCTCGCACTGATCGGCATCGGCTATCTCTACCGGCGCTTGCAGTCGGGCGTGCGGCCACCCCCGGAATTGCCGGCCGCCGGTCCGCAGCCGCCGGAGCAAGCCGTTTGAGTGGCGAGCCAACATATTGACAGGCGGTCCCTTCCCGCGGTCGGATAACCGGCGCAACGAATGCCGGAACCGGCCAACAGGGGGGACCCGCCGTCATGCCGTCACCGAACGCCTATCCCATCGATCCCGGCGGAGAGACCGGATTCACGGTCGAAGCCGCGCGCATGAAGTTCGGTCCGGGCATGCTGGCGGAACTGGGGGACGATGCCCGCTCGCTGGGGATTACGCGGGTCGCCCTGTTCACCGACCCGAACGTCGCGGCGACCGAGCCCTTCGCCGCGGCGCTGGCCTCGCTGAAGGGGGCGGGGCTGGAGGTGGTGCTCTATGACGGCTGCCGGGTGGAGCCGACCAGCGCCTCCTTCCTCGACGCCGCGGCCTTCGCGCGGGAGGCGGGGGTCGACGGCTATGTCTCGATCGGCGGCGGCTCGGTCATCGACACGGCCAAGGCGGCCAACCTCTACGCTACCCACCCGGCCGATTTCCTCGCCTACGTCAACAAGCCGCTGGGGGAGGGGATCCCGGTCCCCGGCCCGGTCCGGCCGCACATCGCCTGCCCGACCACCTGCGGCACCGGCAGCGAGACGACCGGGGTCGCCATCTTCGACCATGTCGAGAAGCAGGTGAAGACCGGCATCTCGTCGCGCCATCTGCGCCCGTCGCTTGCGGTGGTCGATCCGCGGACGCTGGACAGCCTGCCGCCGGGGGTGATCGCCGCCACCGGCTTCGACGTGCTGACCCATGCCATCGAGAGCCACACGGCGCGCCCCTACCGCAGCCGGCCGCGGCCGGAGAGTTCGGCTCTGCGCCCGCCCTACCAGGGCGCCAACCCCTGGTCCGACATCGGCAGCCTCCAGGCGATCCGGCTCGGCGGCAGTTATCTGGTGCGGGCGGTGGCCGACCGGGACGACCAGGAGGCGCGCGACGCCCTGATGTTCGCGGCGACGCTGGCCGGGCTGGCCTTCGGCAATGCGGGGGTGCACATCCCGCACGCCATGTCCTATTCGGTGGCCGGCATGAACCACAGCTTCGTCGCCACCGGCTATGAGAAGGCGGAGCCGATGGTGCCGCACGGCATCTCGGTGGTGCTGAACGCGCCCGCCGCCTTCCGCTTTACCGGCCCGGCGGCGCCGCAGGCGCATCTTCGCGCCGCTGAGGCGCTCGGCGCCGACACGCGCGGGGCGGTGGCGGAGGATGGGGGCCGGCTGCTGGCCGACCGGCTGATCGAAATGATGCGGGCGACCGGGGTGCCGAACGGCCTGTCGGCGCTCGGCTATGGCGAGGCCGACATTCCCGGTCTGGTGCGCGGCGCCTCGGCGCAGCAACGCCTGCTGACGATCGCCCCCTGTGCCGTGGGCGACGACGACCTGCGCCGGCTCTACGCCGACGCGATGCGGTACTGGTGAACGGCCCGCCTCCCCGCGCGGCTGCCGTGGCGCGGGGGAGGCGGAGCGGGATCAGAACTGCTCCTCGCTCAGGGCCATCACCGTGTTGCGGGCGGTGACGATGGTCGGCAGCAGCGCCGGGGCGGGGGTCAGGATCTGCTCGGCGTAGAAGCGGGCGGTGACCAGCTTCGTCTCCAGGAAGGAGGCGTTGGCCCCCGGCCGTTGCAGCCCCTCCAGCGCCTTGATCGCCGAGCGGGCGAGCATCCAGCCGCCGGCGACCGTGCCCCACAGGCGCAGATAGGCGACGGCGCCGGCCGCGGCCCCCTGCAGGTCGCCTTCCGCCTGGGTGGCGACGACCCAGGCCACCGCCTGCTCCAGCGCCTCGATGCCGGCGTTCAGCGCGTTGCGGATCACCACCGCGTCGTCACCGGGCAGCGAGGCCAGCGCGTCCGCCGTCGCCCGCATGTCGGCGATCAGCGCCTTGGCCGAGGTGCCCTTGTCGCGGCCGGTCTTGCGGAAGGTCAGGTCGTTGGCATGGATGCCGTTGGTGCCCTCGTAGATCGGGGTGATGCGGGCGTCGCGGTAATGCTGGGCCGCCCCGGTCTCCTCGATGAAGCCCATGCCGCCGTGGATCTGCACGCCGGTGGAGGCGACCTCGCAGCCGATGTCGGTGGACCAGGCCTTGACGATCGGAGTCAGCACGTCGACCCGCGCCGCCGCCGCGGCCCGTACCGCCGGTTCCGGATGGTGGCGGGAGATGTCGAGCTGCGTGCCGGCGAACAGCGCCAGCGCCCGCGCCGCCTCGGTCTTGGCCCGCATGTCGAGCAGCATGCGGCGTACGTCCGGATGCCTGATGATGGCGACCGGGCCGCCCTTGCCGTCGGCCAGATCCTTGCTCTGCACGCGGGTCTTGGCGAAGTCGCGCGCCTGCTGGTAGGCCCGCTCGGCGATGGCGACACCCTGGATGCCGACCCCCAGGCGGGCGTTGTTCATCATGGTGAACATGTACTCGATGCCGCGGTTCTCCTCGCCGACGAGGAAGCCGACGGCGCCGCCGTTGTCGCCGTAGGCCATGACGGCGGTCGGGCTGGCCATGATGCCCAGCTTGTGCTCCAGGCTGGCGCAGCGCAGGTCGTTGCGCTCGCCCGGCGTGCCGTCGGCCTTGGGCAGGAACTTCGGCACGATGAACAGGCTGATGCCCTTGATGCCGGCCGGCGCGTCGGGCAGGCGGGCGAGGACGAGATGGACGATGTTCTCCGTCAGGTCATGCTCGCCGTAGGTGATGAAGATCTTCTGGCCGGTGATGCGGTAGCTGCCGTCCTCCGCCCGCACCGCCTTGGTCCGCACCGCCGCGAGATCGGAGCCCGCCTGCGGCTCCGTCAGGTTCATGGTGCCGGTCCATTCGCCCGAGATCATCTTCGAGAGATAGACGGACTTCTGCTCGGCGCTGCCATGCTCGGTCAGCAGGTCGACCGCCCCCTGGTTCAGCAGCGGGCAGAGGCCGAAGGACAGGTTGGCGGCCTGCCACATCTCGTTGACGGCGAAGGCGACGGTCCAGGGCAGTCCCTGCCCGCCATACTCCGGCTCGAAGGGCAGGCTGTTCCAGCCGGCCTCGGCGAACTGCGTGTAGGCTTCCTTCCAGCCGGCCGGCGTGCGGACGACGCCGTTCTCCAGCTTCGAGCCTTCCTTGTCGCCGACGCGGTTCAGCGGAGCGAGCACACCCGAGGCGAACCTGCCGGCTTCCTCCAGCACGGCGTCCACCAGGTCGGGAGCGGCCGATTCGCAGTTGGGCAGGGCCGCGATGGCGTCGAGCCCGACGACCTCGTTCAGGACAAAGCGCAGATCGTCGACCGGAGCAGTATAGGGGATCATGGCGGAAGAAACCTCCCGTAGCCGGATGTTTGCCGGATGATGTGGTTTGCGCCCGGCGCTGGGGCCAGGTTGACGTGCACGTCAACATACAGCGCCGCACGGAAGTTGGCGAGGGCGTATCTATGCAGGATAGATCGGAGGCCGCCGCGCAACTTCCTTGCGGCGGGTTGTCGCGCCATTTCGGCGAGTCACGCTTGGCATGGCATCTGCAAGGAAATGGGCGCAGTTCCGAGAGGGGATCGACCCATGACCATCGCCGCCCTTGCCCGCCAGACCGAAACCGCCGTCCAGCAGGCCCGTACGCCGCGCGGGCCGGCGAATGTGGAGGCCGCGGTGCGCAACGCCAGCGCCCGCACGGGGGTCGATTTTTCCTACCTGATGGAAAAAGCTGCCGTGGAGAGCGGGTACCGCACCGACGTCAAGTCCTCCACCTCCTCGGCCACCGGGCTCTACCAGTTCATCGACAGCACCTGGCTGCAGACGATGAAGGAGCATGGCGGAGACCATGGCTATGCCAAATACGCCAACGCCATCCAGGTCCGCTCCGACGGCCGGCCCTACGTCGCCGACCCGGCGATGAAGCAGGAGATCCTGGACCTGCGCAAGGATCCGACCGCCTCGGCCCTGATGGCCGCGGAATACACCCGCGACAACAAGGAGTATCTGCAGGAGAACACCAGCCGCCCCGTCGGCTCGACCGAGCTGTACCTCGCCCATTTCCTCGGGGCGGGCGGTGCCGCGAAGTTCATCAACGCCATGGACGGCAGCCCCAACCGGCCAGCGCGCGACGTCTTCCCCGACGCGGCGGCGGCCAACCGGGGCGTGTTCTTCGACAAGGAAACGGGCCGGGCCAAGAGCCTGAAGGAGATCTACGACCGCTTCGCCGGCAAGTTCTCGGAAAACCCGCTGTCCTACTTCGCGCCGGCGCAGGTGGTGACCGACACGGTGCGCAAGCAGGACATGCCCGACGGCTTCACCACCCAGATGCCGATGGCGCCGGCCAAGGCGCAGAACGGCACGCCGCTGTCGATCTATCAGGTCCTGGCATTGAACGCGCTGGAGACGCCGGACGAGGTCGACAGCGTCAACGGCCGCCAGACCCGGCCGCGCGACAAGGAGCACCGCCGCATGCGCGACGAGCCGATCCGCGCCGACCAGCCGGGCGCCGACCAGGGGGTCGGGCTGGGCTTCGGCCTCGGGCTCGGCCGCGTGGTGGGGACGGAGTCCGGCATCGCGGCGGGCGGCCCGGCGGACACGGCCACGGTCAGGACCTGACGGGAGACCGCTGCTCCTCCTATCCGGCCCGCGCCAGGATTTCCTCGGCCAGAGCCTGCATCTCCGCCGCGGCCAGCGTCCGGCGCACCCCTTCGGTGACGGAGAGGCCGGTCAGCAGCGTCCCGGCATAGGCGGTGCGGTTGCCGATCTGGGCGGCCGCCAGCTCGACGGCCGGCGGGTTCGCCAGCTCCTGCACCTTCGCCACCAGCTCGTCGGCGATCTTCGCCCGCGGCGGGACGCGGTTCAGCACCAGGAGCAGCCGCCGCTTCTCCTGCGCGGCAAGGTCGAGCGTGGGATGCACGGCCCACAGATCCATCGGGCTCGGCTGCACCGGGGCGACCACCAGCGAGGCGGCGCGGACGGCGATGCGCGCCTCCGTCTGGGCGTGGGGCGGGCTGTCGATGACCACCACATCGTGATCGCGGGCCAGCTTCTCCACCTCCGCCTGGGTGCGCCAGCCGGTGATCTGCACATGGGTGAAGCCGGGAGCGCCGCCGGTCGCCGCCATCCGCACCGCGTGCCAGCGCGTCAGGCTGCCCTGCGGGTCGATGTCGACCGTGGCGACGGAGCGGCCGAGCTGCATCCAGGCGATGGCGAGGTGTGCGGCCAGCGTCGTCTTTCCGGCGCCGCCCTTCTGCTGCGCCACGGTGAAGACCTTGCCCGCCATGCCGGCACCCATCATGTTGTTGTGAGCTGCGCATACCCGTCATACCCAGGCGCTCGGGCCGGCGCAACCCGCACGAATTGACATGGCGGACCGACGCTCTACAAAGACCCCTTGTGACTGAGCAACGCCCCGAAATCATTCCGACGACCCCGCCGGCATCGCCCGCGCCGCAGAGGCGCTGCGCGACGGCGAGCTCGTCGCCCTTCCGACCGAGACGGTCTACGGCCTCGGCGGCAAGGCCACGGACGACCGCGCGGTCGCCGCGATCTTCGCCGCCAAGGGCCGCCCGTCCTTCAATCCGCTGATCGTCCACGTCCCCGGCTGGGCGGAGGCCCAGCAATGGGTCGTGGCGGACGAGCGGGCGGAAGAACTTGCCCAGCATTTCTGGCCGGGCCCGCTGACGCTCGTGCTGCCGCGCCGGCCGGACAGCGGTCTGTCCCTGCTGGTCAGCGCCGGGCTCGACAGCGTGGCGATCCGGGCGCCGAGCCACCCGGTGGCGCAGGCGCTGCTGAAGGCGGCGGGCGTCCCGGTGGCGGCGCCCAGCGCCAACCGCTCGGGCGCCGTCAGCCCGACCACGCCGCAGCACGTGCTGGAGAGCCTGGGCGACCGCGTGCGCATGGTGGTGGCCGGCGGCAAATGCCCGGTCGGTCTCGAATCGACCGTGCTGGACCTGACCGGGCCGGAGCCGGTGCTGCTGCGTCCCGGCGCCGTGCTGCGCGAGGAGATCGAGCGGCTGATCGGCCCGATCCGCGTCTCGCAGGAGGACCCGGCGGCGCCGAAGTCGCCGGGCCAGCTTGCCAGCCACTATGCGCCCAACGCGGCGGTGCGGCTGAATGCCGACGGCGCCGGACCGGACGAGGCCTTCCTGACCTTCGGCCCCGACCGCTTCGTTCCCGGCGGCCTGACCCGCCTGAACCTGAGCCTGGAAAGCGACCTGAACGAGGCGGCGGCCAACCTGTTCGCCTATCTCCGCCAGCTCGACCAGAGCGGGGCGAAGAGCATCGCGGTGATGCCGATTCCCGACGAGGGGCTGGGCGTGGCGATCAACGACCGGCTGCGCCGGGCGGCGGCGCCGCGGGGATAGGGCCAGGGCCGCGCCCGCGCCCGTCGGGACGGAATGCCTCAGAAGAACTCGTCGAGCAGGCGGTAGAAGCGCATCTTCGCCGGATCCGCGGCGATGCCGTAGCGGTCGAGGAAGGGGGCGATCCATGCCTCTCCCAGCTCCTCGGCGATGTCGCGGGTCGCCAGCGCGAGATCCTGGTGGCGGTCGGCGATCCCCAGGCGCCCGACGTCGATGAAGCCGGTGAACGCCCCATCCTCCGCCATGAGGTTCGGCAGGCAGGCGTCGCCGTGGGTGACGACGAGATCCTCCGTCCGCGGGCGCCCGGCGACGAGCAGGGCGAACAGCTCGCCCACCGTCCGGCCGTCCTCCTTCCCCTCGTAATCCTCCTCCTCGACCAGCCCGGCCTCCATCCGTGCCCGGGCATGGGCGATCCGGACGCCGGCGCTGTGATCGAAGGGGCAGGCGGCCCGGTCGATCCGGTGCAGGCTGCGCAGGGCCTCGGCGGCGAGGCGGACGATCCTCGCGGGCTCGGGACGCTGTTCGGAGGCGAGGTCGTGGCCGGCCACAGCCGTCATCAGCAGCCAGTCGCGGTCAGCCGTTGCCGCGGCGTCGATGACTCGAGGCGCCGGCACGCCGACCGTCTCCAGCCAGCGCATGCGGGCCGTCTCGTCCCGCAGCTCGGCGAGCGGGCCGGCGGGTTCGGTCTTGACGAACAGGGGCGGGCGGTCCGTGGCCTCGAGCCGGAACACGGCGGCGCCGGAGCAGCCGATGGTCTGCCGGGTCCAGCGATAGCCGGCAAGACGCTCCGCCCAGCCGACGGGCAGGGAGGGCGGACGGTCGGCGGGAGACGGGGGATGCGATGACATCGTGCTGACCATGGTCGGATCGGGCCACGCATCTGGCGGCGGCCCGCTGCGGCCAGGGTAGTCTCTTCCACCTTTCCGTGCATCAGGCCGAACGGCTTATAAGGAAGGGCAGCCGTCCGGGCCAAGCCCGCGGCGGTGCGGCCTTCTCGGCGATAGAAATGCGATGGCGCAGGCTGTAGAACGGACGCGCGCTCCTGCAACCCATCACCGGACTGCCCTGCCATGACCGTCGCCGCCGCTCTCGACCAGATCCGCGCCATCGTGGGTGCCAACGGCATCCTGACCGAGCCGGGGGACATGGCCCCCTACCTCGCGGAATGGCGGGGACGCTTCAAGGGCAGCAGCCCGGCGGTGGTGCGTCCGGCCAGCACGGAGGAGGTGGCGGCCGTCGTCCGGGTCTGCGCCGAGGCGGGCATCCCCATCGTGCCGCAGGGCGGCAACACCAGCCTCGTCGGCGGCTCCATCCCCTACGAGGAGGGGAGGGAGATCGTGCTGAGCCTGTCGCGCATGAACCGCATCCGCGACATCGACCCGCTGAACTACACCATGACGGTCGATGCCGGCGTGGTGCTGACCACCATTCAGGGTGCGGCGGCCGACGTCGACCGGCTGTTCCCGCTGAGCCTGGGGGCGGAGGGCACGGCGCAGATCGGCGGCCTGATCTCCACCAACGCCGGCGGCATCAACGTGCTGCGCTACGGCAACGCCCGCGAGCTGGTGCTGGGGCTGGAGGTGGTGCTGCCGGACGGGCGCGTCTGGGACGGCCTGCGCCGGCTGCGCAAGAACAACACCGGCTACGACCTGAAGAACCTGTTCGCCGGGGCGGAAGGCACGCTGGGCATCATCACCGGCGCCGTGCTGAAGCTGTTCCCGCGCCCGCGCCAGTCGGAGACCGCCTTCGTCGCCGTCCCCTCGCCGGCCGCCGCCGTGGAACTGCTGGCCCGGCTGCGCGAGGCGACGGGCGACGCCGTGTCGGCCTTCGAGCTGATGTCGCGCCGCTGCCTGGAGTTCGCGATCCGGCATGTCGGCGGCAGCTTCGACCCGCTGTCGGAGCCGTCGCCCTGGTATGTGCTGACCGAGCTGACCTCCGGCACGAGGTCGGATGCCTTCCGCGAGGCGGTGGAGACCGCGCTGGGCGAGGCGTTCGAGGCGGAGCTCGCCACCGACGCGGTCATTGCCCAGTCGGAGACCCAAGCCAAGCAGCTCTGGTTCCTGCGCGAGGCGATCGTCGAGGCGCAGAAGCACGAGGGCGGCTCGATCAAGAACGACGTGTCCGTCCCGGTCTCCCGCGTCG is from Azospirillum thermophilum and encodes:
- a CDS encoding FAD-binding oxidoreductase, whose translation is MTVAAALDQIRAIVGANGILTEPGDMAPYLAEWRGRFKGSSPAVVRPASTEEVAAVVRVCAEAGIPIVPQGGNTSLVGGSIPYEEGREIVLSLSRMNRIRDIDPLNYTMTVDAGVVLTTIQGAAADVDRLFPLSLGAEGTAQIGGLISTNAGGINVLRYGNARELVLGLEVVLPDGRVWDGLRRLRKNNTGYDLKNLFAGAEGTLGIITGAVLKLFPRPRQSETAFVAVPSPAAAVELLARLREATGDAVSAFELMSRRCLEFAIRHVGGSFDPLSEPSPWYVLTELTSGTRSDAFREAVETALGEAFEAELATDAVIAQSETQAKQLWFLREAIVEAQKHEGGSIKNDVSVPVSRVAEFIERAQAAVEAACPGIRPTPFGHVGDGNIHFNLSQPEGADTAAYLARWDEICHVVNEVIFALDGSISAEHGIGRFKKDEMPVIKGPVEFDLLRAVKAALDPKGLMNPGKMLP
- a CDS encoding hydroxyacid-oxoacid transhydrogenase, translating into MPSPNAYPIDPGGETGFTVEAARMKFGPGMLAELGDDARSLGITRVALFTDPNVAATEPFAAALASLKGAGLEVVLYDGCRVEPTSASFLDAAAFAREAGVDGYVSIGGGSVIDTAKAANLYATHPADFLAYVNKPLGEGIPVPGPVRPHIACPTTCGTGSETTGVAIFDHVEKQVKTGISSRHLRPSLAVVDPRTLDSLPPGVIAATGFDVLTHAIESHTARPYRSRPRPESSALRPPYQGANPWSDIGSLQAIRLGGSYLVRAVADRDDQEARDALMFAATLAGLAFGNAGVHIPHAMSYSVAGMNHSFVATGYEKAEPMVPHGISVVLNAPAAFRFTGPAAPQAHLRAAEALGADTRGAVAEDGGRLLADRLIEMMRATGVPNGLSALGYGEADIPGLVRGASAQQRLLTIAPCAVGDDDLRRLYADAMRYW
- a CDS encoding APH(3')-II family aminoglycoside O-phosphotransferase, yielding MSSHPPSPADRPPSLPVGWAERLAGYRWTRQTIGCSGAAVFRLEATDRPPLFVKTEPAGPLAELRDETARMRWLETVGVPAPRVIDAAATADRDWLLMTAVAGHDLASEQRPEPARIVRLAAEALRSLHRIDRAACPFDHSAGVRIAHARARMEAGLVEEEDYEGKEDGRTVGELFALLVAGRPRTEDLVVTHGDACLPNLMAEDGAFTGFIDVGRLGIADRHQDLALATRDIAEELGEAWIAPFLDRYGIAADPAKMRFYRLLDEFF
- a CDS encoding DUF2339 domain-containing protein, with product MTFSLNKRVRLQEMELAALRKALAGLGAPLPPPVAEAQPRSPFAPPPVTPPGERGEAPEEPAAEPPRQPWERPAEPPVFAREEPPAPAEEPARPAPKPRSTWKDIEESLTSRWLIWLGGATLALAGAFFIKLSVDKGWLVPSVRVALGLLAGIALMVGGEWVRRKELRRPAEAGEGEGAGHAGAGLTNAGRPDYVPPALTAAGLFTAFASVYGGFALFDLFAPLVAFTMLAGLAFLGIALSLLQGPFIAALGLLGGYATPMLVTSGDPMVWGLFAYLLALNGGGMFVVLWRGWRWLGWGTLLGGSLWVLVWCAFVWNYQEDALPVGLYLLLTTALFLMPALWAPAPAEPEETVPAETALGGVLPDWLRRKRNRLPADRQAVAAAILLGGLTAVMTWTDGHSLTSLAVLGLFSAFCLVVGRRVERIAGIAWVAALASILALWAWVLPYMPAEPAAVTPEGQPAVPVLPVLVPEAIGSFLRATGAFAVLFGLGGFVALWNSRRMALWASLSALVPVVLLAFAYAMVEPPQTSTAWPATALALAAALVAATTPLARHRHRPGAGLGLAAFAAGAVGAISLGATMLLREAWLTVALALQVPVLGWLEHRMGLRSLRGVILLVALAVLARLAVNPFVLDYQAGGLGWILYGYGIPAIGFFLAARWLRQAPDGRGDDLVVALLEAGALIFSTMLVSLEIHDLTVGTAQQPPSTLKETALHTLAWLALAVLLTADRRWSVRPVARWGRRILVALAAMQALFLQVIDLNPVDTGEPVGDWPVANVLLLAYGLPALLGLLYLWLDPLPRRLRTVGAALPFLLIATNLALEIRHAFRGPVLSYGPMTDAEWYSYSAGFLAFAVILLIVALRFHLAGMRHVAILLVLGVVAKVFLSDMDDLEGLYRVASFLGLGLALIGIGYLYRRLQSGVRPPPELPAAGPQPPEQAV
- the parA gene encoding ParA family partition ATPase — its product is MAGKVFTVAQQKGGAGKTTLAAHLAIAWMQLGRSVATVDIDPQGSLTRWHAVRMAATGGAPGFTHVQITGWRTQAEVEKLARDHDVVVIDSPPHAQTEARIAVRAASLVVAPVQPSPMDLWAVHPTLDLAAQEKRRLLLVLNRVPPRAKIADELVAKVQELANPPAVELAAAQIGNRTAYAGTLLTGLSVTEGVRRTLAAAEMQALAEEILARAG
- a CDS encoding acyl-CoA dehydrogenase — encoded protein: MIPYTAPVDDLRFVLNEVVGLDAIAALPNCESAAPDLVDAVLEEAGRFASGVLAPLNRVGDKEGSKLENGVVRTPAGWKEAYTQFAEAGWNSLPFEPEYGGQGLPWTVAFAVNEMWQAANLSFGLCPLLNQGAVDLLTEHGSAEQKSVYLSKMISGEWTGTMNLTEPQAGSDLAAVRTKAVRAEDGSYRITGQKIFITYGEHDLTENIVHLVLARLPDAPAGIKGISLFIVPKFLPKADGTPGERNDLRCASLEHKLGIMASPTAVMAYGDNGGAVGFLVGEENRGIEYMFTMMNNARLGVGIQGVAIAERAYQQARDFAKTRVQSKDLADGKGGPVAIIRHPDVRRMLLDMRAKTEAARALALFAGTQLDISRHHPEPAVRAAAAARVDVLTPIVKAWSTDIGCEVASTGVQIHGGMGFIEETGAAQHYRDARITPIYEGTNGIHANDLTFRKTGRDKGTSAKALIADMRATADALASLPGDDAVVIRNALNAGIEALEQAVAWVVATQAEGDLQGAAAGAVAYLRLWGTVAGGWMLARSAIKALEGLQRPGANASFLETKLVTARFYAEQILTPAPALLPTIVTARNTVMALSEEQF
- a CDS encoding L-threonylcarbamoyladenylate synthase, yielding MRDGELVALPTETVYGLGGKATDDRAVAAIFAAKGRPSFNPLIVHVPGWAEAQQWVVADERAEELAQHFWPGPLTLVLPRRPDSGLSLLVSAGLDSVAIRAPSHPVAQALLKAAGVPVAAPSANRSGAVSPTTPQHVLESLGDRVRMVVAGGKCPVGLESTVLDLTGPEPVLLRPGAVLREEIERLIGPIRVSQEDPAAPKSPGQLASHYAPNAAVRLNADGAGPDEAFLTFGPDRFVPGGLTRLNLSLESDLNEAAANLFAYLRQLDQSGAKSIAVMPIPDEGLGVAINDRLRRAAAPRG